The region GGCCCTACCGACGGTGGCCATCGTTGGACGCCCAAACGTGGGCAAGTCCACACTGGTAAATCGATTTATTGGGCGTCGTGAAGCCGTGGTCGAAGACCACCCTGGTGTGACTCGCGACCGGATCAGTTACATTACTGACTGGGGAGGGCGACGTTTCTGGGTGCAAGACACTGGTGGCTGGGACCCAGACGCGAAAGGCATCAACGCGGCTATCGCGCACCAGTCGGAAGCTGCTATGGAAACTGCAGACGTCATCGTTTTTGTGGTCGATTCCCACACCGGCATCACGATGTCAGATGAGGCGATGGCTCGCAATCTGCAGCGTTCCGAAGTTCCAGTCATTTTGGTCGCGAACAAGTTTGAGTCCGAGTCGCAATGGGGCGACGTTGCTGAGCTGTACGCGCTCGGCCTCGGGGACCCGTGGCCAGTCTCAGCATTGCACGGTCGCGGCGGCGCGGATGTACTCGACGAGATTCTGCGACTGTTTCCGGATGAGCCGCGCGCGAAGGACTCCATCACAGATGGCCCACGCGCAGTTGCGCTGGTTGGACGCCCAAATGTGGGCAAGTCGAGTTTGCTGAACAAGCTTTCCAAATCGAAGCGCGCCGTAGTCGACAACGTTGCAGGTACCACTGTTGACCCTGTTGATGAACTGATCCAGCTCGACGGCAAACTGTGGAAGTTCATCGATACTGCCGGGCTGCGGAAGAAAGTCAAGAATGCGCAGGGGCACGAGTACTACGCCAGCCTTCGTACCCGAGGCACCATCGAGGCAGCGGAGGTGTGCGTCGTGCTTATCGACGCCTCCCAGGAGATTTCTGAGCAGGACCAGCGAGTGATCTCCATGGTGCTTGAAGCAGGCAAGGCGATGGTCATTTGCTTCAACAAGTGGGACTTGATGGATGAGGACCGTCGTTACTACTTCGACCGCGAGTTTGATGAGATGGTCGGGCACCTCCCGTGGGTGACGAAACTCAATATCTCGGCAGACACTGGGCGCGGGCTGCACCGCCTTGAGCCGGCGATGGAGGAAGCACTTGAGAACTGGGATCGTCGAATCACCACGGGACAGCTGAACAACTGGCTGCGCGATGCGATTGCCGCAAACCCACCGCCGATGAAGAACAACCGGTTGCCGAAGGTCTTGTTTGCCACCATGGTTGGCACGCGCCCACCGACAATCGTCCTGTTTACCACGGGGTTCCTAGACGGCAGCTACCGCCGCTACTTGGAGCGAAAGTTCCGTGAGCAGTTCGGCTACCACGGCACGCCGATTCGGATCGCAGTTCGTGTGCGTGAACGTAACCCGCGGCGTCGTAAGTAGCATTATCTACGGCCGTACAGGAACGCGTCGGTCCTGTACGGCAGTGGTATAAGTTGGCCAGGATCGAATCCGAGGCGCTCATGCAGGTACCAGGTGAGGTTGTTCGTCATTTTGTCCCGAGTGCGCTGGTTTGCGCGAAGCCAATAGGAACGGGTCGCCATGAGCGTGAATAGCTGATCCGTCCGGATCGGTTGAATCCACGTTGTTCGTAGTTCCCGCTTGAGGTGCCAAGGCTCGAAGACAGTGGGGTAGAAGCCTTTGGTAAGCACATCGCCAGAGTGCATAATCTTTGCCAGACGTAGTACCCACGGATGCTCCACCTCGAGGGTGTTCCAGCATAAGAGAAGTTCGCCGTCATCTTTGCTGATTCGGGCAGCTTCTGCGCTAGCGAGGTGTGGGTCGACCCAGTGCCACGCTTGGGCGAAGGTGATGGCGTCGAAATGCTTGGGTGCTGATGCGGTGCACTCGGCGGTTGCGCGCCATACTGGAAGCTCTGGGTGTCGGGCGCGCAGTGTATTCGCCATGTCTGGTGAGGGTTCACAGCAAGCAACTCGGTGCCCGGCGGCGTGCAGTTGTGCAGCAAAAATTCCGGTACCGGAACCAACATCTAAGACAGTGCGGACGACTCCGCGACCGGCAAGTAGCTCAACTACTGAGTCCGGATATGACGGTCTGACCGCATCATAAGTGTCTGCGCCGACTGTGAACGCGCGTGACGAATTCAGCCGGTGCTCACTGCTGTGAAACAGTGGTTGGTGCTTTCCGCTTGGCTTCATAATCAACTAACCTAACAACCTGTGACTGTCAGGAGAATCCGCGAGTGAACATTTCCAACACGATGAACCGGCGCTGGTCGTTGCGTACGGTGCTGCTCGCTGTGCTGCTTGGCTGCGCAGTCATGGCTGGCTGTAGTGGAGACAACGAGGAGCCGGAGGCAGCCGATGCGCTGCCGAATCCCCTGCGTACAGTGGAAAACGGTAGTCGGCCTGACACGGTTGCGGAAGTCGAACCGTGGAGCTCTGCATCAGTCGAGTCACGGACGATCCCGGCTGGGGGACTGCAGCGCGAGTACATACTCTCGCTACCAAAGGGTGCACAGCAGCGAGAAGGTTTGCCACTCATACTCGTATTCCACGGTTACACGAGCACAGCTGCGTCGATGCAGCGCACGACGGGCTTTAACAACGCGGACGCGGTTGTGGCGTACTTGCAAGGTGTGAACAAGGCGTGGGCGCCGGCACCGTATGCAAATACGAATGCACGTCAGGACCTGGCATTCGCTGACGCCGTGCGGGCGCAGCTACAACAAGAGTTTCACACCCAACCTGCTCGTACATTCGCCGCAGGCTTTTCAAATGGAGGAGGGTTCGCGGAGTTCCTGAGCTGCCAGCGACCACAGGATTACACCGCAGTGGCGACTGTGTCAGCCGCCGTCTATGACGCGGTGCTTGAGGGGTGCTCGGCGATCCCCGTCAAACGCATCGACATTCACGGGACCGCTGACAGCGTCATTGACTACAGCGGAGGAACCCGGCACAAGACGCACTACGCTGGTGCCTATCAAGACGTTGAGCGAGAAGCTCGACGCAACCACTGCAAAGCCACTGACGAGGAGGCGCCGAAACCAGAGTGGTCAGAAGCACTGCCCGGTGTAGCAAAAGCTGAATGGGTCGGCTGTGATGCGGGGCTTGTGCATTACAAAGTGGATGGCGGCAAGCACGAATGGCTTGGGCCTGGTACTTCGTCGGCATCGAATTTGCCGATCGGTTTTGCCAGTGAAGCAGTACTGGAATTCTTCGGAATAGGGGTGCAAAAGTGACTTCGGAAAAGTTGTTTCATCGCACCGCTGTGGTGGTGTATAACCCGACGAAGATTCGCGCTGCGGTTTTGGAGCGCTTTGTCGAACTCTACGCTGACCCTCGCCGCGAAATTTGCTGGGTACCCACTACAAAAGAGGACACGGCACTTGCTGGCTTCGCGACTGCACTCACCAAGGACGTGGACGTGGTACTCGTCGCGGGAGGTGACGGTACTGTCCGCCGCATCGCTCACGTCTTAGCAGACACTGGCATCAAGATGGGGATTATCCCAGTTGGGACCGGTAATCTACTTGCGCGAAATCTTGGCTTGCCATTGGATCCTGAGAGTGCGATACGCCGTGCGTTTACTGGAGAAGAGCACGCTGTGGACCTTTGCGAAGCCACAGTCACTCGGCGCGACGGCTCGCAGGAGACTTATGGGTTCACAGTCATGGCTGGAGTGGGCCTTGATGCGCAGATGGTTGAACGTACCAGGGAGGAATTAAAGCGACGCATAGGCCCGTTGGCATACATCGGAGGGATCGCACGATCGCTAGGCGGTGGTAACAGTGTGGAGGCTACCGTAACTGTCGACGGCCAACCTTCGAACAGGCATCGCTTGCACACCATGATTTTCGGCAATTGCGGTGACTTGGTGAATAAAATCCCGCTGTTCCCCGATGCACTCCCCGACGATGGCGAAATTGATGTCGTGGCGATGTCTCCGCGTGGACTTATCGGATGGTTGCTTATTGGCCTACGCATCGTGTTTAACACTCTGCGTGCACTCCTCGGTGGCGGGTGGCAGGGTATTCCAGCTCCGCAGATGGACTATTTCAAAGGACACACGATAAGCGTTGCTTTCGCCGCTCCCGAAGTATTCGAAGTTGATGGCGACACTATCGGGTCGATCGAAGCAGCAACTATCCGGGTGATCCCACAAGCGTTGGTGCTGATGCGATAGATTCCGCTGCAGGGCCAATAGGGTTTCGGCATAATGGCGACATGATCTACTCATTTGAAGGTAAAACCCCGAAGATTCATCCGTCCGCATTCGTGTCCGATGAAGCCACGATTATCGGTGATGTCGAAATTGCCGAGGATGCCAATATTTGGCCCGGAGTGGTGATTCGTGGTGATGTTGGCGCGATTCGAATCGGTGAAAGGGTCAACGTGCAAGATGGATCAGTGCTGCACGTTGATGAGAACGGGAAGACCATTCTCGAAGCCGACGTGACCATTGGCCACCTTGCTATGGTGCACGGGTGCCATATTGAACCTGGGTGCCTAATCGGTATGAACGCGACCGTGCTGTCCGGGGCTCACATTGGCAAGGGGAGCATCATCGCCGGTGGCGCAGTGGTGCTCGAAGGGCAAGTGATCCCAGAGTTCTCGCTTGCCGCGGGAGTGCCGGCGAAGGTCAAGCGTGAGCTTGAGGAGTCAACCTACTCGGCACGTGAACGCCACGCAGCGTTTTATGTTGAGCTGGGGAAGCGCGCGGCGAGTGGGTTGGTACCGGTAGAACGCGCTGCAACTGAGTAGCTTACGAAAACAAAAACCCGCTCAACCAGGAGTTTCACCTGGTCAAGCGGGGTTTTTGTTGATAGTTGTCGGACTGACAGGATTTGAACCTGCGACCCCCACACCCCCAGTGTGGTGCGCTACCAAACTGCGCCACAGCCCGTTGCCTTCATCCGGCGAATACCGGAACAGCTCCGATAGTTTAGCGCACAGTTACTTCAACTATGAAACCAGCTGTTAGAAGGCAGTGCCGTTGAGGTACACCCATGCGCCGCCCTCGCGAATGAAACGGGAATGTTCTCGCTGGGTGCCACTCGGGTGAAGAGCCTCGAAGCGGACCTCTCCGTAGGTATCCGTTGGGCCACCTTGTTCGGAGTGGAGAACTCGCAGCGCAATATATGGTTCGCCACCTGGTGGAAGCTCCAACGATGCCGGTCGTGTGCTCGAAGCCCAGGTGCGCAGCAAGTAATCCGCATCGCCGACGACGAACGCACTGTAGCGTGCCCGCATGAGCGATTCTGCTGTGGGAGCAGGTTTGCCTGCGTGCAGGGCGCCGCAGCACAGGGGGTATGGGCGATCGAGGCCACATGGGCAGCGTTTCACGTCACCGCACCACGTCGATGGTTGTCTGCACCGAGGCGCTGTGAACGTAGCCGTCGACGGTTGAGCGTTTGCCGGCCTCCATGAGCGTCTGGGCCTCGGCGTCGCTGAGGTCGCCGAATAACGTGATGTCACGTGTGAAGTGCCCCTCGCCGAGATGTGTGACCTCCACGCGCACGTCGTTGAGCGCAAGTCCTTTCGCGGCGGAACGAATTGCCTGGGAACAAGATACTGCCAACGCGGACATGTACAAGCCTGTCGACGTCACGCCCTGGCCCTTGCCGCCAGCATTCTTAGCCCGGTCAGTTGCGATCGCACGATTGGAGGTGCGAACTACGTCGCCATACTTCGTCCCGCGGGCGGAGTAGGAGACTGCGTTGGAGTCGCCGGTGGCATCCGGGACAAATTCGGGGGTGATGTATTGCATGACCCACGAGCCGATAATGTCGGCCGCACGCTGTGCGGTGCCTTGGCGCGTCAATAAATGATCGGCCTTGTCCAGCGCCATGAGTGACTTCGGGTAGCGGGTGAGGCTAAAAATTGACTGGGCGTTATCAATGCCTACCGTCACATCGATAGGCGAGTGGACCAGCAATAGTGGCTTGCGCAGTTTCGGCAGGTATTCTTCGGGGTTCGTGTCGGCGAGATCCTCAAGGAAGTCGCGTGAAATGATGAGCTCCCTGCCGCCGAGGATGACGGGGACATAGCCGTCGCGGTCCGCGTCACCAATCTTATCCGCATAGTGCAACACCGAGTGAGCAGGGTCGAACGGCGCACCGACTGTCGCTACGGCTTTGAGCGTCTTTTTGAGATCGGGATGGGTCGCCGCTTTCAGTGCTGCAGCGCCCCCGAGCGAGTGGCCCATGATGAGCTGTGGCGCTTTGAACTCTTTGGCTAACCACTTTGCTGCAGCCACGATGTCGTCAGCGTTTTGTGAGAACGAAGTATCGGCGAAGTCACCCTCAGATTGTCCGAGACCAGGAAAATCAAATCTGAGCGTTGCAATGCCGAACTCTGTTAACCGCTTGGAGATTCGCGAAGCACCAGGAGTATGTCTGGACCCCGCAAAACAGTGTGCGAAAATCGCGTAGGCTTTCGCCGGCCCGTCAGGCCGGTCAATCGTTCCGGCCATCATCTTGCCCGTCGACGACGGCACCTTCACGTTCAGCGATAACATGTGGGCTTTCCTCCTGAGAACGGGGACGCATTCGGTGGTCTTTGCTTGAACAAGGATAGAGTACATTGACGTGAACGAGTGAGAAGCACTTACCATGTAGGCCAGGTAGTGCGAGAGGCAAAAGGCCACTTTTGCCGTGACGAAAGGTCGTATGAGGAATGGCTGCATTTGGCTGGTTTTGGAAAGCAATGGGTGCAACGTCCGAACGCAACAACAAGAAGTCGAAGGGGATCGTGGCGAAAGCCCACGAGCTCATTGGAGAGTTCGAAGCTCTTGACGACGCCGCGCTGAGCGCCGCTGTGCGTGACACCGTGCGTGACGGAGAGGTCGTCGACAAGCCTCGCTTCCTCGCAATTCTGTCGGTTGCCGCCACTCGAACCCTTGGGATGACCCCGTTCGACGTTCAAAACCAGGCGGTTTTGCGCCTACTCGAAGGCGATGTAATTCAGATGGCCACCGGCGAGGGCAAAACGCTCGTTGGAGCTATCGCTGCGACCGGTTTTGCGCTCACTGGTAAGCGGGTGCACCTCATCACCGTGAATAACTATCTCGCTGAGCGCGATGCCACGTGGATGCGGCCGCTTGTCGAGTTCTTTGGGCTCAGCGTTGCCGCTGTAACGGAATCGACGCCACGTGAACAGCGTGTAGAGGCATACCGATGTGACGTCGTCTATGCTCCGGTGACCGAGATCGGCTTTGATCACCTTCGTGATAATCAGATCACGCACCGCTCTCAAACCGTTCAGTTACCAGCCGAGGTTGCTCTTGTCGATGAGGCCGATAGTGTCCTTGTCGACGAAGCCCTCGTCCCGCTCGTCCTGGCTGGTTCTGAAGGTACGCAGCAGCCCACAGGCAAGATCACCGAAGCGGTCTCGCACCTTGACGAGGAGAAGGACTACGAAACTGATGCCGATGGTCGCAATGTCTTCCTTACCGAGGAGGGGGCGAAGAAAGTTGAACGTTTGCTCGGTATCGACTCGCTCTATTCTGATGAGCACATTGGCACCACACTTGTCCGGGTCAACCTTGCGTTACACGCTCGAGCACTGCTGATCCGCGACGTACATTACATCGTCGAGGACGGCAAGGTGGCGCTTGTTGACGCCTCCCGCGGCCGCGTCGCTGAACTGCAGCGTTGGCCTGACGGATTGCAGGCAGCAGTCGAGGCAAAAGAGGGACTGAAGGTCTCCGAGGGGGGCCGAATTCTCGACTCGATCACGCTGCAAGCACTTATGCGTCGCTATCCGACGGTCTGTGGCATGACTGGAACCGCCGTAGAAGCCACCGATCAACTGCGTTCATTTTACGACCTGCACGTATCTGTTATTGACCGCGCAAATCCGTTGCAGCGATTTGATGAAGCCGACCGGATCTACGCAACGATGGAGGAGAAGAACCAAGCGATCGTCGAAGAGATCGCGCTGCTTCACACGAATGGTCAACCTGTTCTTGTAGGGACTCATGACGTTGCAGAGTCTGAGGCTCTCGCAGAGGCATTGAACGAGCGTGGGATCAGCGTGAACGTGCTCAATGCGAAGAATGACGCTGAGGAAGCACGCATTGTGGCTGAGGCTGGAGATTTAGGGCGGGTGACCGTGTCTACACAAATGGCAGGCCGCGGTACCGATATTCGTCTAGGTGGCGCTGACGAAGGAGATCACGACAAGGTTGCGAAGCTGGGTGGTCTCGCCGTTATCGGTACAGCACGCCATCGCACAGCGCGGCTCGACAATCAGTTGCGCGGACGTGCAGGGCGTCAGGGCGACCCTGGCCTGAGCCTGTTCTTTGTTTCCCTGGAAGACGACATTGTTGTTACCGGGGGAGAGGATGAGCGCATCACCGTACATCCCGACGCGTCGGGACGGATCGAATCCTCGCGTGCACAGCAGTTTGTTGACCACTGCCAGCGCGTTACAGAGGGCCAGCTGCTAGAAATTCACTCGCAAACGTGGAAATACAACAAGCTCATCTCGGATCACCGTACAATCCTTGATGAGCGGCGAGCGTCATTGCTCGATACCGACGCGGCGTGGCGTGAGCTTAGCGAACGAGCACCGGAGCGCGCCACCGAGCTGGATGCCATCGATGCTGACAAACTACGGCAGGCAGCTCGTGAGATAATGCTCTACCACCTGGACCATGAGTGGTCTGAGTACCTCGCGCTCATGGACGATGTTCGCGAATCGATCCACCTGCGCGCCATCGCCCGTGAAACGCCAATCGACGAATACCATCGAATCGCCATTCGTGAATTTAAAGAACTAGCGAATCGTGCCGTAGATCAGGCCGTCGATACTTTCAGGAAAGTCGTGATTGATAACGATGGAGCACACCTCGAAGACGCTGGTTGGAAGCGCCCGAGTGCGACGTGGACCTACATGGTGTCGGATAATCCGTTGGCGGGTTCGGGGAACTCGGTGATCTCCGGGATTGGAAATATTTTCCGTTAATCCTCATGTTGAGGTTCAGAGCGTTACACTAGAACCGCAACAGCACGCTGACCCACAATTGGGTAATATTGCGATTTAGAATTTATTGACTTTCAAAAACACCGTCAGGAGTTTGGAATGGCCGAAAACAAAGATGCAGACATCGTCCAGGTCGAAACGACCTCCGTCTTTCGCGCTGACCTTTTGAAGGAGATGGAGAACGGCGCTGCTGCAGCCAACGATAACGTCACCAGCACGGAGAATTTGCCGGATGGTGTTGCGTTGCTCGTGGTGAAGCGCGGACCGAACGCTGGTGCAAGGTTCCTGTTGGACCAGGACGCAACCACCGCAGGTCGCCATCCTGAGGCCGACATTTTCCTTGATGACGTCACGGTGTCCCGCCGCCATGCTGAGTTCCGCCGCGATGGTGACTCTTTCGAAGTCGTTGACGTGGGATCACTGAACGGCACTTATGTGAACCGAGAGCCAAAGGACTCGCAGGTTCTCTCCTCCGGGGATGAGATTCAGATTGGTAAATTCCGCCTGGTCTTTATCGCCGACGAAAAATAGTATTGTCCGTTTGTCTGCCCCTGCCCATTAGAAGAGATTAATCATCACCGTGAGTGCAATACGTCGAGCTGCTACAGAGCAAATGGGAGCCACCGTCGCCCCGTCAGGGACAAAGACCATGTCTATTGGTGTTGTCCTGAAACAGTTGCGGGAAGAGTTCCCTGATGTGACTGTGTCGAAGATTCGCTTTCTTGAGTCCGAAGGCCTGATCACTCCACAGCGCACTGCGTCCGGATACCGGCGCTTTACAAGTGATGATGTCGAGCGACTTCGCTACATCTTGGTTACCCAGCGAGACAATTACCTTCCTTTAAAGGTGATCCGCGAGCAGCTCGAGGCCATGGATTCCGGTCAGGTCACCGCGATCATGAGCGTGAGCGAAGCTGATCCACTAGTTTCTCCAGATAGCTTCCGAGCACCAACTTCGACACACTTGAGCGACCGAGACGTTGCCGAGCAGGCTCAAGCAGACCAAGAACTTGTCGACGAGTTCGTGCGTGATGGATTGATCGTCCCTGATGTGGCTGGTCATTTCACCGCCGACGACGTCCGCGTGGTTACTGCAGCCATGGCGCTAGCGGAATTCGGTTTGGATTCTCGCCACCTCAAGACGCTGCGGACTATGGCTCGTCGCCAGGCTGATCTCATCTCTCAAGTAACGGAACCCGTTGCGAAGTCCGGTAAGGAAAATTCAGCACAGCAAGCGGAAGAACTCGGGCAGCAGCTTTCCGCCCTGGTCGTATCATTGCACGCTTCGCTGCTCAAGAACGAGCTGCGAAATTCTGGGCGCTGAGATGCGGTCGCTGAATTTGCTCGGGGTCTACCCGGTCGGCCCGGAACACTTTCTGTGCGCGTTGCTGCACGCACCAGAGCAGAACCTATTCCTGCCAATTTGGCTTTCTCCATTTTCTGGAGGCAAGCTGGCCGCACTCATTGATGATGTAGGCCCCCTGAACCCGAGTATTTACGAAACGTATTTGGAAACGCTAAAGGATCTCGGCGCTCAAGTGCAGGCCGTGCGCATTGCGAGCTATTACGAAGGCGTGTTTCATGCCGAGGTGTTGCTGAGTACTGGCAGCAAAGTAGACACGAGCATGTCCGACGCGCTGCTTTTGGCTTGGACAGGGGATATTGCTCTCGAGGTTGACCCTCAGGTTTTGCGGCAAGCCGGCATACGGATTTCCGCGGCAGATGCGAAAGGTATCTTTGACCTTGATCTTCCAGTTGTCGAAGGGGACGCTGAAGACGGAAGTGTTTCCGCAAGCGGTGACCCAGAAGCAGACCGCGATTTTGAGCAGCTGATGAAGAGCCTTGGCGCGGATGATCTTTTTACTTCCGATGATGAAGATGGAGACGGGGCTGCCAACTAAACCTCCCTCAATGTAAAGTAAAGGTTGAGACTTCGGCGTGTCGGCCCGAGCTGATAGAGTCAAATGCCTAAGCTATCGGTACAAATACTGTTAGCCGAGACAATAGAAAACGGGAGTATGGAAAATGAGCGATCTGCAACAAGAGCTTGAACTTTCCGCAGTGGAAGGGCCTGTTCAGGAAACGCTGTTTGATATCGGGCCTTCTGACGAAGTGGGGTACCGAGTTCCGATTGCATGCCAGGTAGCAGGCATCACGTACCGCCAGCTCGATTACTGGGCGCGCACTGACTTGGTGAAGCCTTCAATCCGTGGCGCAAAGGGCTCCGGCTCCCAGCGTCTCTACTCCTTCAAGGACATTCTGGTTTTGAAGATCGTGAAAGGTCTCTTGGATACCGGGATCTCACTGCAAAACATTCGCCTGGCCGTGGATAAGCTCCGTAACCGGGGTGTGAATGACATCGCCGAGATCACGTTGGTCTCTGATGGCGCTACGGTGTACGAGTGCCGCAGCAACGAGGAGGTCATTGACCTTCTCGGCGGCGGCCAGGGTGTCTTTGGTATCGCGGTCCCGCAGATTATGAAGGATCTCACTGGCACTATTGCTGACTTCCCAGCAGAAACCATCAATCCCGAACTCAATGACCCTCAGCCTGCCGGGTTTGATGAACTCGCAGATCGTCGCCGTCGTAAGTCTTCCTAGAGAGTTCTGAAAGGCTGCAGCCCCGCCGTTTACTCCCCGGCGGGGCTGCAGCCTTTCGTACTGCTGTGGGTCTAGCGCAAGTGGTTAGTCCACAACGGCGGTCAGAGCGGCACTGACCTGCTCAGCGGATGGAGCCTCTTTCACCACGGATGCGACATCTGTCACAGCCGTATCTGCAGGGCTATCGCCTACACGAACGACGTCAAGCTTGATTCGCTCACCGAGCCGGTCCTGCAGTGCTGCTGCCGCCTGTGGTGAACCATCATCATCGGCGGTGCCGGTGGTAATCAACACGATGCGAATATCGCGATCGAGCTCACGCATGGCATCGGCAGCAGCGAAGAGCGCTTCACGAGTCTGCGGAGCACCACCGGTGCCAAGCAAGCTGGCGGTGTATGCGACGTCCTCGGCATCACTGGTCATAGCAATGTTGCTGCGCCAACCCTTCGTTACACCAGGGTTCAGTGGGGAAGAGTAGTTCCAAAGCGCTACTTGATGGCCAGATTCGGTGACACGGTATGCAGCATCGCGTATCGCGGTGTCGACTGCTGGCTTGAAAGGCTGCATCGCATCTGACGTATCGTACAGGAATAACGTGTCCAGAGCTTGCTGTTGGTTTTCGGAACCAACTTCTTTCTGTTCCTTTTCTGTTTCATCGACCGGAATTTCTGCCACCTGGGACCAAACCTGATCAGGGACATCAACCACCTGTGATTTGCTATCAGTTTTCAACGTTGACGCCGCGTACTTCATGAGGTCCTGCCCGGCGCGAGACTTATTCTCATCGACGTTATCAGTACTGTTCAGCGGGATACCGACGTAGTTCAAAACTGCATCTAGCGATGTGAAAACCCGGTCACCGGATGCTTGTTCAATAGCTGCTGCGTATAGACTCTGTTCATCTTGGATTGACTCTATATCTTCCACTGCCTGCTGTTGTAGGACATCTACGGCGCCTGCCTCATCTTTGGCAAGCAATGACGCAACAGCAACAGAGGCATCCGAGCGTTCAGGCAACACAAATCGCACTGACTCCAGCTTAAGTGTCGCTGGATCAGTAGAAGTTTGCCCCTCCACGCCGAGAGGTGCTGCGTAAACAATCTGTGGGTCAGGTACCGCCGCCGAGCGTTTTGCGTTCCTAAGTACGGCGTCTGGGTTCGCGGTTTCCGGAGCGAGAAGGATAGCTGCGTCCTCGACCTTATCGACGAGCTCTGCCTGCATACAGTAGTCCCGCACAACACGGTGCGACTCGTTGTACGCGGCTACGATCGCTTCACCGACCGATCGTTCCGTAGACGCTACTGGCAGTGAGAGTTCTCCAGACACGCACTGTGCTTCAGAAGCATCATCGGACTGTTCTGGCTTCAGCTTCATCATCAAAATGGCACTCAAAATCACAGCGAGCGCGACCAGAATGACCAGGATCGCTCCACCGGACAAGCGATAGTTACTCTTGCCATCAGAATGTCGGCCCATGCCAATACCGTCCTTACTTCGTGTACAACCCGTCTAGCGTTGTCACACAGTCTATCGCCCTAGAACTACGTCGAGGAGAGCGACGAGCCGGGAGCGTAATTCTTCTCCACGCGCGCTGAGCGCTCGTTGGCGCTGCACGTACGTGGCTTTTCCCTCGGTAGTCTCCACAGGAACGATGTCGAAGCCGAGTTCCCGGCAGTCGTACGGGGATGCCTCCATATCGAGGCGACGCGCGTCCTTGGCCAATTCGAAACAGTCAAGGAGGAGCTCACCAGGGACCAATGGGCCCAGTTTCAAAGCCCACTTAAACAGATCCATGGTGGCGTGCACACAGCCTGGTTGTTCCCTCGATACCTGGTCTTCCCTCCGCAACGCCACAACGTTGAGGGGGCGAGCTGGGGGAGTAAAGAAACGAAACGCGTCGAAGTGGCTGCATCGAAGCTGATGAGATTCAACCACTGAGTTCGTGCCGTCTGCTCCGAGACGAAGCGGAAGATCATGACGAGGGCGTTCCTCGCGGTACAACATTGCCCATTCATGCAAACCGAAGCAGTCAAAGTGCGCCGAACGAGAGGCTGTCGCGCGAAGTAGTTCGTCAATTTCCCGAACGTCTTGTTCACGGTGCTCAAGAAACGACGCGATGTTTGCGCACACGTGCCTGCTGTCTACAACTTGGTAGTCGCGCCATGAAGCTTGAGGAAGCGTAGAGGCGTCGAGAAGCACTGTATTTGCGC is a window of Corynebacterium pseudogenitalium DNA encoding:
- a CDS encoding 3-methyladenine DNA glycosylase, which encodes MIRTFLESAEYEARIASHEERAAGFVEPHLARRRRAQKHPVWDFLFDYYRFRPTHLKKWHPGANTVLLDASTLPQASWRDYQVVDSRHVCANIASFLEHREQDVREIDELLRATASRSAHFDCFGLHEWAMLYREERPRHDLPLRLGADGTNSVVESHQLRCSHFDAFRFFTPPARPLNVVALRREDQVSREQPGCVHATMDLFKWALKLGPLVPGELLLDCFELAKDARRLDMEASPYDCRELGFDIVPVETTEGKATYVQRQRALSARGEELRSRLVALLDVVLGR